A window of Acidobacteriota bacterium genomic DNA:
GCCGCGACCACGCCCCACATCGCCAGCAGTGCCGCCACCGGCAGCAGGAAACCCGGGTTGACGAAGGCATCCTTCACCGACCGGAACAGCAGCACCGACCACAGCTCCCAGAAACCCTCGAGGGGCTTACCGAAGACCGCTCCGCTTTCCGCCGCCGGATGGCCGGGGAGCAGACGGATTCCGGCGACGTCGAGCGGGAAGGGATACACCGGCGACCCCCGCTCGATCCAGGCGCGGAGAAAGGGTGGCGCGCCCACGGCCAGACCGATGCCAGCCGCGGCAATGGTTCCCCAGGTGTGCCGCCCGCCCCACCGCCGCTGGCCCTCAGCCGCCCGCCGACGACGACCTCGCCAGCCTCCGGCGATCAACGCCGAGACCATCAGCAGCGCCAGCGGCACGGCGGTCATCTTCACTCCGGCGACCAGTCCCGCAGCCGCCGCGGACCACACCGCCACGCCCGGCTCCTCGCCGTCGCGCACCAGCCAGCGGAGCACGAAGACCGAACCGAGAGCGGCGAAGGTCAACGCCGCTAGATCGACATAGCCGCTGCCGATGTAGGCCACGGCCGCCGGACAGGCCCCGATCGCCGCCGAGGCGAGAAGGGCACCGCGCCGCGCCCCACCTAGCTGTCGGGCCGCGGTGTAGACGGCGAATTGGGCGGTGAGCCAGAGACCGAATTCGAGCAGCGGCAGCAGCCCATCGCGCTGGGTGCCGAGCAGCGCCCAGGCCGACAGCACGTCACCGAGCGGGGAGAGATACTCGTAGGCGCCCCAGGCATCCGGAGCGGATTCGGCCACCCAGCCGCCGGACTGGACGAACCGGCCGGCCTTGAACAGGTGGTAGGTCAAGGAATCCCAGGCGAGGGGCGGAGACGCCAGGGCGCGCAGGCAACGCACCCCCGCGAGGGCGGCCACCGCCAGCCACAGCCAGCCCTCGGGGCGCCGCGGAAGATCCCTGAAAGCCCGGAGCGCCGCCCGCAGATCGGCCGAGAGATCGGCTCCAAGTCTGCCGTCGCGGTTCGTCCGGCGCAACCACAGCAGGAGGGTGAGGGCGAGAACCAGCGCTCCAGGGACGGAAAACCCCCGCACGACGGAGAGCAGCCAGAAGGCCGCAACGGCGGTCCACAGCGCTCCGAGGAGGGAGGCACAAGCGCGGACGGTCCACGGCGCACCCACCAGCGTCCGCCGGGCGACGGCCCAGGCAGCGGTGAGCAGGAGGCCGGCGAGGGCCAGAAGGGCCGCAGCGCCGGCGGCAACCCGCAGCCCCTCACCGGCGATCAGGAATCCTCCCCGTCGGCGGTGCGCTGGCGAACCGCTTCATAGAGCACCGCCGCCGCCGCCGTCGCCAAATTGAGGGACTCGACGCGACCGCGCATCGGCAAGCCGAGGATTTCGTCGCACAGGCCCTCGGTGCGGCGGCGCAGGCCCTTCTCCTCGCCACCGAAGCAGAGCACCGCCTTGCCGCGCAGATCCACCTTCCAGGGCTCGACCCCACCGGCGGCCAGGCCATACACCCAATAACCTTCCTTCTTGAGCCGCTCGATTTCCTGCGCCGAGTTGGTCACCCGCTCCACCGGCAACCACTCGCTGGCGCCGACGGAGGTTTTGGCGACGGTGGCCGACAGCGGCGCCGAGCCGCGATCGCGGATCAGCACTTGGCCGACGCCCGCCCCCTCGGCCACCCGCAGCAGCGCGCCGAGGTTGCGCGGATCCTGAATGTCCTCCACCAGCACCAGCAGTTCCGGATCCGGCCGGGCGGCCGAATCGGCGGCGGCCCCCGCCGCGGCCGGCGCAAGTTCCGCCGCAAAGCCGTTGTGGACCACCCCATCGAGGCGATCGCCGGCGAGGTTCTTCACCGAGATGCCGTGCCGCCGGCAGAGATCGACGATCTCTCGCCGACGGTGGCCACCCCGCCCCGGCGCCACCCACACCCGCTTCACTTCTGCGGGACGATGGCGCAGGGCCTCACGAACGGGGTGGTAGCCGTAGATGTACATGGAGATGGAAACTCGTTCGTTATTCAGGCCGCCACCATTGGGAGCAGGCACCGAACCCGAAGGGTGAGGCGGCTAGGCGCCAGCCTAGCCGAAAGATGGGGTGAGCCCTGCAGGGGCGAGGGGCGGACCGCGGGCGGGCGCAGCCCCCTGAAAACAAACAGAGGTCTGGTCGTTTCCTGGCAAGTCCGCTACGCGGACTTGCGCAGGAGACGGCTAGACCTCCATGATGGCTTCTTCCTTGGCAGCCAAGGCCGAGTTGATCTCTTTGATGTAGTGGTCGTGGAGCTTCTGGATCTCGTCGTGGCCGCGATGCTCGTCGTCCTGACCGATCTCCTTCTCCTTCTCCATCTTCTTGAGGGCATCGTTACCCTCGCGGCGCGCCTGGCGCACCCCGTTGCGGGCCGATTCAGCGTGGTCGTGGGCCACCTTGACGAACTCCTTGCGCCGCTCCTCCGTCAGGGGCGGGATGGGGATCCGGATCAAATTGCCGTCGTTCGACGGATTGAGGCCCAGGCCGGAGGACTGGATGGCCTTCTCGATGGCGCCGATCTGGGTCTTGTCGTACGCCTGGGCGGTGATCATCGTCGGCTCCGGCACCGCCAGGTTGGCGAGCTGGTTGAGGGGCGTGGGGGTGCCGTAGTACTCGACCGTCACGGAGTCGAGCATGCCGAGGGAGGCGCGCCCGGTGCGCAGGCCCTTCAACTCGTGGTGGAGATGATCCACCGAGGCCTTCATCTTGACTTCGATCTCTCGAAACAGCTCTAGCATGCTCCCCTCCAGTCGGTGCCCCGTACGTTCTGATTCCCGTGCGGACTGTTTCCGGTGCGGTCGGTGCGTGCCGCGCGCAGTGATTCCACCGACGAACGACCCGTCGATCTTCTCCCCGCCGGGCGGGGCCTGTCAATCGGAAGCGAACTACGCGCGGACGACGGAGCCCAAGGCTTCGCCGCGCAGCACCCGAGCGGGATTGCCGGGCTGCTGGAGGCTGAACACGACGATGGGAACGCCGTTGTCGCGGCACAGGCTGATCGCCGCCGCGTCCATCACCCGCAGATTGCGCTCCAGCACCTGCTGGTAGGTCACCTCCGGCAGCAGCTCGGCGGAGGGGTCGCTGTTGGGGTCGGAGGTGTAGATGCCGTCCACGTTCGTCGCCTTCAATAGGGCGTCGGCGTGGATCTCGTTGGCGCGCAGAGCGGCGGCGCTGTCGGTGGTGAAGAACGGGTTGCCGGTGCCGGCGGCGAAGATCACCACCCGCCCCTTCTCCAGATGGCGCAATGCCCTCCGACGGATGAACGGTTCCGCCACGTCGCGCATGTCGAGAGCCGTCTGCACACGGGTGGTCACCCCGCGCTTCTCGAGGGCGTCCTGCAGGGCGAGGGCATTGATCACCGTGCCGAGCATGCCCATGTAGTCGCCGGTCACCCGGTCGATGCCGCGGTGGCTCGCCGCCAGCCCGCGGATGATGTTGCCGCCGCCGATGACGATCGCGACCTCCACCCCCATGGCGTGCACCTCGCGCACGTCTTCGGCGATGCTCGAAACCACCGGCTCGTCGATCCCGAAAGACTGGGAGCCCATCAGGGCCTCACCGGAAAGCTTGAGCAGAATGCGCCGAAAACGTGGCTCG
This region includes:
- a CDS encoding RNA methyltransferase; the encoded protein is MYIYGYHPVREALRHRPAEVKRVWVAPGRGGHRRREIVDLCRRHGISVKNLAGDRLDGVVHNGFAAELAPAAAGAAADSAARPDPELLVLVEDIQDPRNLGALLRVAEGAGVGQVLIRDRGSAPLSATVAKTSVGASEWLPVERVTNSAQEIERLKKEGYWVYGLAAGGVEPWKVDLRGKAVLCFGGEEKGLRRRTEGLCDEILGLPMRGRVESLNLATAAAAVLYEAVRQRTADGEDS
- the frr gene encoding ribosome recycling factor: MLELFREIEVKMKASVDHLHHELKGLRTGRASLGMLDSVTVEYYGTPTPLNQLANLAVPEPTMITAQAYDKTQIGAIEKAIQSSGLGLNPSNDGNLIRIPIPPLTEERRKEFVKVAHDHAESARNGVRQARREGNDALKKMEKEKEIGQDDEHRGHDEIQKLHDHYIKEINSALAAKEEAIMEV
- the pyrH gene encoding UMP kinase, with protein sequence MTEPRFRRILLKLSGEALMGSQSFGIDEPVVSSIAEDVREVHAMGVEVAIVIGGGNIIRGLAASHRGIDRVTGDYMGMLGTVINALALQDALEKRGVTTRVQTALDMRDVAEPFIRRRALRHLEKGRVVIFAAGTGNPFFTTDSAAALRANEIHADALLKATNVDGIYTSDPNSDPSAELLPEVTYQQVLERNLRVMDAAAISLCRDNGVPIVVFSLQQPGNPARVLRGEALGSVVRA